In the genome of Chiroxiphia lanceolata isolate bChiLan1 chromosome 29, bChiLan1.pri, whole genome shotgun sequence, one region contains:
- the IL6R gene encoding interleukin-6 receptor subunit alpha isoform X2, translating to MARPSGPLLLPRLLLLLLLQFAAAGRPCGPSGLSQDVVLGRLGANITLICGDEVPANVTVWWQVEEQGAAVPGGRGRRLAEGNVLLLRWLRYEDSGRYICSVGNRLLRSLQLLVEEPPETPRVSCYRRSHDKDVLCEWPQQTKPSPGTRAMLWVKRRFTAENATEQRCRYFSKARKFVCRVKVPPGTEDTKHLVVSTCVSNSASGLAGEDKIITLSGVLKPDPPLNVTVEALEKAPQRLRVNWSYPLSWDPRFYWLRFQVRYRPEPAPAFMEVDQVMTTWLDIRDAWRGTKHVVQVRAQDEFGHGAWSEWSREAVGTPWTDPRDFTSEKGPFSSQFPMEDDSYEVTLPPELFWEDRADGADGSVMEPSAHPVASPYAFLVAGGSLLLGIALFVGIVVRYRQMWWTGRQRGTKPEGEGQHMLVPLGLPSPPVSDTPLLSCPTPKAPGMLHVTHLDYSSSRQ from the exons ATGGCGAGGCCGTCGGGGCCGCTCCTCCTCccccgcctcctcctccttctcctcctccagttCGCCGCCGCCGGGCGGCCCTGTGGCCCCTCCG GACTGTCACAGGACGTGGTGTTGGGCCGCCTGGGAGCCAACATCACTTTGATCTGCGGGGACGAGGTGCCCGCAAATGTCACAGTGTGGTGGCaggtggaggagcagggagcagcagtgccgGGGGGCCGTGGACGGCGGCTAGCGGAGGGCAACGTGCTGCTCCTGCGGTGGCTGCGCTACGAGGACTCGGGGCGCTACATCTGCTCTGTGGGGAACCGCCTGCTGcgctccctgcagctgctggtaGAAG AGCCCCCCGAAACCCCTCGAGTGTCCTGCTACCGACGGAGCCATGACAAGGATGTCCTGTGCGAGTGGCCACAGCAGACGAAGCCATCCCCGGGGACACGGGCAATGCTCTGGGTGAAGCGTAG GTTCACGGCTGAGAACGCCACAGAGCAGCGGTGCCGCTACTTCTCCAAGGCACGGAAGTTTGTTTGCCGGGTGAAGGTGCCACCTGGCACCGAGGACACCAAACACCTTGTGGTGTCCACATGTGTCAGCAACAGCGCCAGTGGCTTGGCCGGCGAAGACAAGATCATCACCCTCAGCGGTGTCC tgaAGCCTGATCCCCCCCTCAATGTGACGGTGGAGGCGCTGGAGAAGGCGCCTCAGCGACTGCGGGTCAACTGGTCCTACCCCTTGTCCTGGGACCCCCGTTTCTACTGGCTCCGCTTCCAGGTCCGCTACCGCCCTGAGCCTGCCCCAGCCTTCATGGAG GTGGATCAGGTGATGACAACGTGGCTGGACATTCGTGATGCGTGGCGGGGGACGAAGCACGTGGTGCAGGTGAGGGCGCAGGATGAGTTTGGCCATGGCGCATGGAGCGAGTGGAGTCGGGAGGCTGTGGGCACCCCCTGGACAG ACCCCAGGGACTTCACCTCTGAAAAGGGACCTTTCAGCTCACAG TTCCCCATGGAAGATGACAGCTATGAGGTGACACTGCCCCCAGAGCTCTTCTGGGAGGACCGTGCTGATGGTGCTGATG GGTCTGTCATGGAACCCAGTGCCCACCCTGTGGCATCCCCCTATGCCTTCCTGGTGGCTGGGGGGAGCCTGCTCCTGGGCATTGCCCTCTTTGTTGGCATCGTGGTGAG GTACAGGCAGATGTGGTGGACAGGCAGGCAGCGGGGGACCAAGCCGGAGGGCGAGGGGCAGCATATGCTGGTCCCCCTGGGCCTCCCTAGTCCCCCAGTCAGTGACACCCCCCTGCTCTCATGCCCCACCCCCAAGGCCCCTGGAATGCTCCATGTCACCCACTTGGACTATTCCTCCTCAAGGCAGTAG
- the IL6R gene encoding interleukin-6 receptor subunit alpha isoform X3, translated as MARPSGPLLLPRLLLLLLLQFAAAGRPCGPSGLSQDVVLGRLGANITLICGDEVPANVTVWWQVEEQGAAVPGGRGRRLAEGNVLLLRWLRYEDSGRYICSVGNRLLRSLQLLVEEPPETPRVSCYRRSHDKDVLCEWPQQTKPSPGTRAMLWVKRRFTAENATEQRCRYFSKARKFVCRVKVPPGTEDTKHLVVSTCVSNSASGLAGEDKIITLSGVPVKPDPPLNVTVEALEKAPQRLRVNWSYPLSWDPRFYWLRFQVRYRPEPAPAFMEVDQVMTTWLDIRDAWRGTKHVVQVRAQDEFGHGAWSEWSREAVGTPWTDPRDFTSEKGPFSSQFPMEDDSYEVTLPPELFWEDRADGSVMEPSAHPVASPYAFLVAGGSLLLGIALFVGIVVRYRQMWWTGRQRGTKPEGEGQHMLVPLGLPSPPVSDTPLLSCPTPKAPGMLHVTHLDYSSSRQ; from the exons ATGGCGAGGCCGTCGGGGCCGCTCCTCCTCccccgcctcctcctccttctcctcctccagttCGCCGCCGCCGGGCGGCCCTGTGGCCCCTCCG GACTGTCACAGGACGTGGTGTTGGGCCGCCTGGGAGCCAACATCACTTTGATCTGCGGGGACGAGGTGCCCGCAAATGTCACAGTGTGGTGGCaggtggaggagcagggagcagcagtgccgGGGGGCCGTGGACGGCGGCTAGCGGAGGGCAACGTGCTGCTCCTGCGGTGGCTGCGCTACGAGGACTCGGGGCGCTACATCTGCTCTGTGGGGAACCGCCTGCTGcgctccctgcagctgctggtaGAAG AGCCCCCCGAAACCCCTCGAGTGTCCTGCTACCGACGGAGCCATGACAAGGATGTCCTGTGCGAGTGGCCACAGCAGACGAAGCCATCCCCGGGGACACGGGCAATGCTCTGGGTGAAGCGTAG GTTCACGGCTGAGAACGCCACAGAGCAGCGGTGCCGCTACTTCTCCAAGGCACGGAAGTTTGTTTGCCGGGTGAAGGTGCCACCTGGCACCGAGGACACCAAACACCTTGTGGTGTCCACATGTGTCAGCAACAGCGCCAGTGGCTTGGCCGGCGAAGACAAGATCATCACCCTCAGCGGTGTCC cagtgaAGCCTGATCCCCCCCTCAATGTGACGGTGGAGGCGCTGGAGAAGGCGCCTCAGCGACTGCGGGTCAACTGGTCCTACCCCTTGTCCTGGGACCCCCGTTTCTACTGGCTCCGCTTCCAGGTCCGCTACCGCCCTGAGCCTGCCCCAGCCTTCATGGAG GTGGATCAGGTGATGACAACGTGGCTGGACATTCGTGATGCGTGGCGGGGGACGAAGCACGTGGTGCAGGTGAGGGCGCAGGATGAGTTTGGCCATGGCGCATGGAGCGAGTGGAGTCGGGAGGCTGTGGGCACCCCCTGGACAG ACCCCAGGGACTTCACCTCTGAAAAGGGACCTTTCAGCTCACAG TTCCCCATGGAAGATGACAGCTATGAGGTGACACTGCCCCCAGAGCTCTTCTGGGAGGACCGTGCTGATG GGTCTGTCATGGAACCCAGTGCCCACCCTGTGGCATCCCCCTATGCCTTCCTGGTGGCTGGGGGGAGCCTGCTCCTGGGCATTGCCCTCTTTGTTGGCATCGTGGTGAG GTACAGGCAGATGTGGTGGACAGGCAGGCAGCGGGGGACCAAGCCGGAGGGCGAGGGGCAGCATATGCTGGTCCCCCTGGGCCTCCCTAGTCCCCCAGTCAGTGACACCCCCCTGCTCTCATGCCCCACCCCCAAGGCCCCTGGAATGCTCCATGTCACCCACTTGGACTATTCCTCCTCAAGGCAGTAG
- the IL6R gene encoding interleukin-6 receptor subunit alpha isoform X1: MARPSGPLLLPRLLLLLLLQFAAAGRPCGPSGLSQDVVLGRLGANITLICGDEVPANVTVWWQVEEQGAAVPGGRGRRLAEGNVLLLRWLRYEDSGRYICSVGNRLLRSLQLLVEEPPETPRVSCYRRSHDKDVLCEWPQQTKPSPGTRAMLWVKRRFTAENATEQRCRYFSKARKFVCRVKVPPGTEDTKHLVVSTCVSNSASGLAGEDKIITLSGVPVKPDPPLNVTVEALEKAPQRLRVNWSYPLSWDPRFYWLRFQVRYRPEPAPAFMEVDQVMTTWLDIRDAWRGTKHVVQVRAQDEFGHGAWSEWSREAVGTPWTDPRDFTSEKGPFSSQFPMEDDSYEVTLPPELFWEDRADGADGSVMEPSAHPVASPYAFLVAGGSLLLGIALFVGIVVRYRQMWWTGRQRGTKPEGEGQHMLVPLGLPSPPVSDTPLLSCPTPKAPGMLHVTHLDYSSSRQ, encoded by the exons ATGGCGAGGCCGTCGGGGCCGCTCCTCCTCccccgcctcctcctccttctcctcctccagttCGCCGCCGCCGGGCGGCCCTGTGGCCCCTCCG GACTGTCACAGGACGTGGTGTTGGGCCGCCTGGGAGCCAACATCACTTTGATCTGCGGGGACGAGGTGCCCGCAAATGTCACAGTGTGGTGGCaggtggaggagcagggagcagcagtgccgGGGGGCCGTGGACGGCGGCTAGCGGAGGGCAACGTGCTGCTCCTGCGGTGGCTGCGCTACGAGGACTCGGGGCGCTACATCTGCTCTGTGGGGAACCGCCTGCTGcgctccctgcagctgctggtaGAAG AGCCCCCCGAAACCCCTCGAGTGTCCTGCTACCGACGGAGCCATGACAAGGATGTCCTGTGCGAGTGGCCACAGCAGACGAAGCCATCCCCGGGGACACGGGCAATGCTCTGGGTGAAGCGTAG GTTCACGGCTGAGAACGCCACAGAGCAGCGGTGCCGCTACTTCTCCAAGGCACGGAAGTTTGTTTGCCGGGTGAAGGTGCCACCTGGCACCGAGGACACCAAACACCTTGTGGTGTCCACATGTGTCAGCAACAGCGCCAGTGGCTTGGCCGGCGAAGACAAGATCATCACCCTCAGCGGTGTCC cagtgaAGCCTGATCCCCCCCTCAATGTGACGGTGGAGGCGCTGGAGAAGGCGCCTCAGCGACTGCGGGTCAACTGGTCCTACCCCTTGTCCTGGGACCCCCGTTTCTACTGGCTCCGCTTCCAGGTCCGCTACCGCCCTGAGCCTGCCCCAGCCTTCATGGAG GTGGATCAGGTGATGACAACGTGGCTGGACATTCGTGATGCGTGGCGGGGGACGAAGCACGTGGTGCAGGTGAGGGCGCAGGATGAGTTTGGCCATGGCGCATGGAGCGAGTGGAGTCGGGAGGCTGTGGGCACCCCCTGGACAG ACCCCAGGGACTTCACCTCTGAAAAGGGACCTTTCAGCTCACAG TTCCCCATGGAAGATGACAGCTATGAGGTGACACTGCCCCCAGAGCTCTTCTGGGAGGACCGTGCTGATGGTGCTGATG GGTCTGTCATGGAACCCAGTGCCCACCCTGTGGCATCCCCCTATGCCTTCCTGGTGGCTGGGGGGAGCCTGCTCCTGGGCATTGCCCTCTTTGTTGGCATCGTGGTGAG GTACAGGCAGATGTGGTGGACAGGCAGGCAGCGGGGGACCAAGCCGGAGGGCGAGGGGCAGCATATGCTGGTCCCCCTGGGCCTCCCTAGTCCCCCAGTCAGTGACACCCCCCTGCTCTCATGCCCCACCCCCAAGGCCCCTGGAATGCTCCATGTCACCCACTTGGACTATTCCTCCTCAAGGCAGTAG
- the SHE gene encoding SH2 domain-containing adapter protein E isoform X3 gives MAAKWFKEFPSNLKTVSERARPGSGSLGKSRKNSTAELGGCRAAGGGKEGGSRLSRDNLQGLLQAATGKMRKNSRAEGGTPEGPPKTCGTYINRLIKVEAPEKNGKGYPGPLPAGLPAPEQDKGKTPKTETVVILEDYADPYDAKRTKGQRDAERLGENDGYMEPYDAQQMITEIRRRGSKDPLVKTILLLDGPVQFEGSERPKEETLRQHLRQKSWTPKMLKPAGAEHSEGERVDPALALEKQPWYHGAITRAEAESRLQTCREAGYLVRTSETGSGKYSIALKTSQGCVHIIVAQTKDNKYTLSQTSGVFASIPEVVHYYSTEKLPFKGAEHMALLHPVHCKLH, from the exons ATGGCGGCCAAGTGGTTCAAGGAGTTCCCATCCAACCTGAAGACGGTTTCGGAGAGGGCTCGGCCGGGCAGCGGGAGCCTCGGGAAGAGCCGCAAAAATTCAACTGCTGAGCTTGGGGGCTGCCGGGCGGCAGGGGGTGGCAAGGAAGGGGGCAGCCGGCTGTCACGGGACAACCTGCAGGGTCTGCTCCAGGCTGCCACTGGGAAGATGCGGAAGAATTCTCGAGCGGAGGGAGGCACGCCggagggaccccccaaaacctgcGGCACCTACATCAACCGCCTCATCAAGGTGGAGGCTCCCGAGAAGAATGGGAAGGGATACCCTGGCCCCCTGCCCGCTGGCCTGCCTGCCCCCGAGCAGGACAAGGGAAAGACCCCCAAGACAGAGACG GTCGTCATCCTGGAGGACTATGCTGACCCCTACGACGCCAAGCGCACCAAGGGGCAACGGGACGCTGAGCGCCTGGGGGAGAATGACGGGTACATGGAGCCCTACGATGCCCAGCAGATGATCACAG AAATCCGTCGTCGGGGCTCCAAGGACCCCCTGGTCAAAACTATCCTGCTACTGGACGGTCCTG TCCAGTTTGAGGGCTCGGAACGTCCCAAAGAGGAGACGCTACGGCAGCACCTACGCCAGAAGAGCTGGACCCCCAAGATGCTGAAGCCGGCGGGGGCCGAGCACAGTGAGGGGGAGCGGGtggaccctgccctggcactggaAAAACAGCC CTGGTACCACGGGGCCATCACACGGGCTGAGGCGGAGAGCCGGCTGCAGACATGCCGGGAGGCGGGGTACCTGGTGCGCACCAGCGAGACCGGCAGCGGCAAGTACTCCATCGCACTGAA GACCAGCCAGGGCTGCGTCCACATCATTGTAGCCCAGACCAAGGACAACAAGTACACGCTCAGCCAGACCAGCGGCGTCTTTGCCAGCATCCCTGAGGTCGTGCACTACTACTCCACTGAGAAGCTGCCCTTCAAGGGGGCCGAGCACATGGCCCTGTTGCACCCTGTTCACTGCAAGCTGCATTAG
- the SHE gene encoding SH2 domain-containing adapter protein E isoform X1 yields the protein MAAKWFKEFPSNLKTVSERARPGSGSLGKSRKNSTAELGGCRAAGGGKEGGSRLSRDNLQGLLQAATGKMRKNSRAEGGTPEGPPKTCGTYINRLIKVEAPEKNGKGYPGPLPAGLPAPEQDKGKTPKTETVVILEDYADPYDAKRTKGQRDAERLGENDGYMEPYDAQQMITEIRRRGSKDPLVKTILLLDGPGEPGEGGPKLEPAKWLGGKEVAGKGSQLYDTPYEPGEGMAGGTLERRVRASDGRLPENDERPAGEYEQPWEWKKEQIVKALSVQFEGSERPKEETLRQHLRQKSWTPKMLKPAGAEHSEGERVDPALALEKQPWYHGAITRAEAESRLQTCREAGYLVRTSETGSGKYSIALKTSQGCVHIIVAQTKDNKYTLSQTSGVFASIPEVVHYYSTEKLPFKGAEHMALLHPVHCKLH from the exons ATGGCGGCCAAGTGGTTCAAGGAGTTCCCATCCAACCTGAAGACGGTTTCGGAGAGGGCTCGGCCGGGCAGCGGGAGCCTCGGGAAGAGCCGCAAAAATTCAACTGCTGAGCTTGGGGGCTGCCGGGCGGCAGGGGGTGGCAAGGAAGGGGGCAGCCGGCTGTCACGGGACAACCTGCAGGGTCTGCTCCAGGCTGCCACTGGGAAGATGCGGAAGAATTCTCGAGCGGAGGGAGGCACGCCggagggaccccccaaaacctgcGGCACCTACATCAACCGCCTCATCAAGGTGGAGGCTCCCGAGAAGAATGGGAAGGGATACCCTGGCCCCCTGCCCGCTGGCCTGCCTGCCCCCGAGCAGGACAAGGGAAAGACCCCCAAGACAGAGACG GTCGTCATCCTGGAGGACTATGCTGACCCCTACGACGCCAAGCGCACCAAGGGGCAACGGGACGCTGAGCGCCTGGGGGAGAATGACGGGTACATGGAGCCCTACGATGCCCAGCAGATGATCACAG AAATCCGTCGTCGGGGCTCCAAGGACCCCCTGGTCAAAACTATCCTGCTACTGGACGGTCCTGGCGAGCCGGGGGAGGGGGGTCCTAAACTGGAGCCGGCCAAGTGGCTGGGGGGCAAGGaggtggcagggaaggggtCACAGCTCTACGACACCCCCTATGagcctggggaggggatggCTGGGGGGACCCTGGAGCGCAGGGTGAGGGCCAGTGACGGGCGCCTGCCCGAGAACGACGAGCGCCCAGCAGGAGAGTACgagcagccctgggagtggAAGAAGGAGCAGATTGTCAAAGCATTGTCAG TCCAGTTTGAGGGCTCGGAACGTCCCAAAGAGGAGACGCTACGGCAGCACCTACGCCAGAAGAGCTGGACCCCCAAGATGCTGAAGCCGGCGGGGGCCGAGCACAGTGAGGGGGAGCGGGtggaccctgccctggcactggaAAAACAGCC CTGGTACCACGGGGCCATCACACGGGCTGAGGCGGAGAGCCGGCTGCAGACATGCCGGGAGGCGGGGTACCTGGTGCGCACCAGCGAGACCGGCAGCGGCAAGTACTCCATCGCACTGAA GACCAGCCAGGGCTGCGTCCACATCATTGTAGCCCAGACCAAGGACAACAAGTACACGCTCAGCCAGACCAGCGGCGTCTTTGCCAGCATCCCTGAGGTCGTGCACTACTACTCCACTGAGAAGCTGCCCTTCAAGGGGGCCGAGCACATGGCCCTGTTGCACCCTGTTCACTGCAAGCTGCATTAG
- the SHE gene encoding SH2 domain-containing adapter protein E isoform X2: protein MAAKWFKEFPSNLKTVSERARPGSGSLGKSRKNSTAELGGCRAAGGGKEGGSRLSRDNLQGLLQAATGKMRKNSRAEGGTPEGPPKTCGTYINRLIKVEAPEKNGKGYPGPLPAGLPAPEQDKGKTPKTETVVILEDYADPYDAKRTKGQRDAERLGENDGYMEPYDAQQMITEIRRRGSKDPLVKTILLLDGPGEPGEGGPKLEPAKWLGGKEVAGKGSQLYDTPYEPGEGMAGGTLERRVRASDGRLPENDERPAGEYEQPWEWKKEQIVKALSVQFEGSERPKEETLRQHLRQKSWTPKMLKPAGAEHSEGERVDPALALEKQPWYHGAITRAEAESRLQTCREAGYLVRTSETGSGKYSIALNPDQGQQVHAQPDQRRLCQHP from the exons ATGGCGGCCAAGTGGTTCAAGGAGTTCCCATCCAACCTGAAGACGGTTTCGGAGAGGGCTCGGCCGGGCAGCGGGAGCCTCGGGAAGAGCCGCAAAAATTCAACTGCTGAGCTTGGGGGCTGCCGGGCGGCAGGGGGTGGCAAGGAAGGGGGCAGCCGGCTGTCACGGGACAACCTGCAGGGTCTGCTCCAGGCTGCCACTGGGAAGATGCGGAAGAATTCTCGAGCGGAGGGAGGCACGCCggagggaccccccaaaacctgcGGCACCTACATCAACCGCCTCATCAAGGTGGAGGCTCCCGAGAAGAATGGGAAGGGATACCCTGGCCCCCTGCCCGCTGGCCTGCCTGCCCCCGAGCAGGACAAGGGAAAGACCCCCAAGACAGAGACG GTCGTCATCCTGGAGGACTATGCTGACCCCTACGACGCCAAGCGCACCAAGGGGCAACGGGACGCTGAGCGCCTGGGGGAGAATGACGGGTACATGGAGCCCTACGATGCCCAGCAGATGATCACAG AAATCCGTCGTCGGGGCTCCAAGGACCCCCTGGTCAAAACTATCCTGCTACTGGACGGTCCTGGCGAGCCGGGGGAGGGGGGTCCTAAACTGGAGCCGGCCAAGTGGCTGGGGGGCAAGGaggtggcagggaaggggtCACAGCTCTACGACACCCCCTATGagcctggggaggggatggCTGGGGGGACCCTGGAGCGCAGGGTGAGGGCCAGTGACGGGCGCCTGCCCGAGAACGACGAGCGCCCAGCAGGAGAGTACgagcagccctgggagtggAAGAAGGAGCAGATTGTCAAAGCATTGTCAG TCCAGTTTGAGGGCTCGGAACGTCCCAAAGAGGAGACGCTACGGCAGCACCTACGCCAGAAGAGCTGGACCCCCAAGATGCTGAAGCCGGCGGGGGCCGAGCACAGTGAGGGGGAGCGGGtggaccctgccctggcactggaAAAACAGCC CTGGTACCACGGGGCCATCACACGGGCTGAGGCGGAGAGCCGGCTGCAGACATGCCGGGAGGCGGGGTACCTGGTGCGCACCAGCGAGACCGGCAGCGGCAAGTACTCCATCGCACTGAA CCCAGACCAAGGACAACAAGTACACGCTCAGCCAGACCAGCGGCGTCTTTGCCAGCATCCCTGA